CGTGTTGGTTTCGGTACTGATCACCCAACCTGCCTCTGCGGCCCTGGTGGCCTTGGGCATCTGGTTGTTCGTATGGCTGTTCTGGCCCCTGGTGGCCCAGGTGCTTTCCGAAATCCCGGGATTCGTGCCGGGCGGCGCCGCAATGCCGATCGAAACCTACGCCATGCGGCAAGGATTGGAACGTCTGGCGCCGACGGTGCTGTACGCCGAAGCCGTGCAGCCCTTGCTGGTTCCGGAGATGCGGACGATCGGGCGCGTATTCAGCAGCCAGCTCGAGGGCGCGGTTCTCGGAAACCCCCTGCCGGTGGCGCAAAGCATTGGCATGGTGGGGCCACGCGCAGCGGGGCTTCTCGCGACGGTTCTTCTGCTGATGTCAACGAGTTATGTTATTTTTCAAAGACGGGAGATCCGTGCCTGAGGGGGCATGGAATCGGCCATTGGCCACTCCCGATAAAACGATCAGAAAAATGGTCTTTCATGGAGGAGACAATCGATGTCCGCACTCGCTCAATTGCGCCAGATGCCCGAAGCCCGCAAGGGCGCACTGGCACCGCTGCGTCAGGTTGGATTGATCAATGGTATGCGCACGCTGACCAAGGCGCTGATCCGCAGCCGCCTGGACCGCAATGAACTGCCACGCCAATTCCTGCTGTCTTTCTGGGACACGCTGGGCAGCCGTGAGGCGCTTATCTTCGAAGGCCAGCGCATCACCTTCGCCCAATTCAAGGACCGTGTGCTTCGCTTTGCCGATGTATTGCACGGACTGGGGCTGAAAACGGGCGATCGCTTCGCCGAACTGCTCTACAACAGCCCGGTCTGGTTCGAAGCCATGGCGGCTGGCACGCTGACCGGGATTCACATGCCGATGCTCAACTGGCATCTGCGGCCGCACGAGCTGGCCCAATGCATCAATGCCGCCCAGCCACAGATGCTGTTGATCGACCATGAATTTCTCGACCGCATTCTGCCCATCCGCGACCAGATCCCGTCCGTCAAGCACTACATCGTGGTCGGCGGCGAGCCGCCCGAGGGCATGCATTCCTATGAGGCGCTGATGGCCCGCGCGCAGCCCGTCCTGCCACCCGGTAAGCTCGACATGGCGCCGCGTCCCTACAGCGGCGGCACCACCGGCACGCCCAAGTACATGAATATCAACCGCGAGCGGCTGGCGAGCGATTCCGACGAAGATCGTCGTGGCGCCAAGAAGGAAGACCTGGTGCGTATGGGGCTGATGCAGCTCACGGCCTTTTATTACTACAAGCTGGGCGAGATCCATGATCCCGTCACCGGCAACGTCCGGACCCTGATTCCCGGGCCGTTGTATCACGCCGGCGTGCAGGTCGGGGTGCTGCCCTTTTTCGTCGGCGGCACAGCGGTGCCGATGCGCAAGTTCACGGCCGAGGGCTTTCTCAAGGCCATCCAGGACGAGCGCATCAACTGGACTTTCGTGGCGCCGACCATGCTGGAGCGGGTGGTGGCCCTGCCCGATGAAGTAAAGAACAAGTACAACCTCGCCAGCATGCGGACCATCATCTGCGCCGCCGCACCCTGTCCGCCCAAGGTGAAACAGGAGATCAACGCCCTGTTCCGCCGCCAGGGCGCCAAGGACGATGTCTTCCATGAATATTACGCGGCTTCCGAGACGGGGCTCGTCACCATTCTCGCGCCCGAGGACTATCAGGCGAACCCCAAGCGCTACGACAGTGTCGGCAAGGTGCGCGGCTGCGAGGTCGGTATCTGGGATCCGGACAAGCAGGCCTGGTGTCCCACCGGCAAGGAAGGCAAGGTCATCATGCGCACCCCGACGGTGTACGGCCTCGAGTATGCCGGCGTGGATGAGGCGGCCATGCGCAAGAATTTCCTCGAGATCGGCGGGCAACTCTGGTATGACGACGGTCTGATTGGTTATCTGGACGAGGACGGTTTTCTGTA
The genomic region above belongs to Candidatus Macondimonas diazotrophica and contains:
- a CDS encoding AMP-binding protein, coding for MSALAQLRQMPEARKGALAPLRQVGLINGMRTLTKALIRSRLDRNELPRQFLLSFWDTLGSREALIFEGQRITFAQFKDRVLRFADVLHGLGLKTGDRFAELLYNSPVWFEAMAAGTLTGIHMPMLNWHLRPHELAQCINAAQPQMLLIDHEFLDRILPIRDQIPSVKHYIVVGGEPPEGMHSYEALMARAQPVLPPGKLDMAPRPYSGGTTGTPKYMNINRERLASDSDEDRRGAKKEDLVRMGLMQLTAFYYYKLGEIHDPVTGNVRTLIPGPLYHAGVQVGVLPFFVGGTAVPMRKFTAEGFLKAIQDERINWTFVAPTMLERVVALPDEVKNKYNLASMRTIICAAAPCPPKVKQEINALFRRQGAKDDVFHEYYAASETGLVTILAPEDYQANPKRYDSVGKVRGCEVGIWDPDKQAWCPTGKEGKVIMRTPTVYGLEYAGVDEAAMRKNFLEIGGQLWYDDGLIGYLDEDGFL